The Immundisolibacter cernigliae genome has a window encoding:
- a CDS encoding YezD family protein has product MTSPSPTESLSQEVLRRLSDALRGLRYGAVEITVHDGRVVQIERTEKLRLSSSGEQC; this is encoded by the coding sequence ATGACCTCGCCCAGCCCCACCGAAAGCCTGTCACAGGAAGTCCTGCGGCGTCTGAGTGATGCGCTGCGCGGGCTGCGCTATGGCGCGGTGGAAATCACCGTCCACGACGGCCGCGTGGTGCAGATCGAACGCACCGAGAAACTGCGCCTGTCCTCCTCCGGCGAGCAGTGTTGA
- a CDS encoding OprO/OprP family phosphate-selective porin, which yields MKAFTHALPLLGGLAVLWAAPVATQAAADVNTSLEQRVEQLDQELRVLRRQLEIDREERDKQALADQQKGVKVTHNGRSVKLASNDGSFEFKPGGRVQVDYAHYDADKQQLGDGTAIRRARLSAEGKVFRVWDYKVEYEFSSSNASDSAARGIRDAYLRYTGFAPLTITVGNFKEPFSFEQVSSDSALTFLERSLIDVFAPSRHIGAAVQTSGANWSLAGGVFGERPEDDAAAEGDEGYDVTARGTWAPFWDTGRVLHLGAAVRRLDPDDSTNELRWRARPESNITDVRLVDTGVLTGTDHVDSYGLEAAGEWGPWSVQSEYIGTKVNRKSTSDVDLNGWYVLTSWFITGESRPYKASEGVFDRVTPLGIVGQGGIGAWELALRLSNLDLNDGPLVGGEQRNLTVGLNWHLTPNVKLQANYIKVLDLDRPGNAADGDEPSAYTVRAQVDF from the coding sequence ATGAAAGCCTTTACGCACGCCCTGCCATTGCTGGGCGGCCTGGCCGTCCTGTGGGCGGCGCCGGTCGCCACACAGGCCGCCGCCGACGTGAATACCAGTCTTGAACAGCGTGTCGAGCAGCTCGACCAGGAGCTGCGTGTGCTGCGCCGGCAGCTGGAAATCGACCGCGAGGAGCGGGACAAGCAGGCTCTGGCCGACCAGCAGAAGGGCGTGAAGGTCACGCACAACGGGCGCAGCGTGAAGCTGGCATCCAACGACGGCAGCTTCGAGTTCAAGCCCGGCGGGCGGGTGCAGGTGGATTACGCGCATTACGACGCCGACAAGCAGCAGCTGGGCGACGGCACCGCCATCCGCCGCGCGCGTCTGAGCGCCGAGGGCAAGGTGTTTCGCGTCTGGGATTACAAGGTCGAGTACGAGTTCTCGTCCAGCAACGCCAGCGATTCGGCCGCCCGCGGCATCCGCGATGCGTACCTGCGCTACACCGGCTTTGCTCCGCTGACGATCACGGTCGGCAACTTCAAGGAGCCGTTCAGCTTCGAGCAGGTCAGCAGCGACAGCGCGCTGACCTTCCTGGAACGCTCGCTGATCGACGTGTTCGCGCCGTCCCGACACATCGGCGCCGCCGTGCAGACCTCCGGCGCCAACTGGAGCCTAGCCGGCGGGGTGTTCGGCGAGCGGCCGGAGGATGACGCTGCCGCCGAGGGCGACGAGGGCTACGACGTCACCGCGCGCGGTACGTGGGCGCCGTTCTGGGACACCGGGCGGGTGCTGCACCTGGGCGCGGCGGTGCGCCGTCTCGATCCTGACGACTCCACCAACGAGCTGCGCTGGCGCGCCCGGCCGGAAAGCAACATCACCGACGTGCGCCTGGTCGATACCGGCGTGCTGACCGGTACCGATCACGTCGACAGCTACGGCCTGGAGGCCGCCGGCGAATGGGGCCCGTGGTCGGTGCAAAGCGAATACATCGGCACCAAGGTCAATCGCAAATCGACCAGTGACGTGGATCTGAACGGCTGGTACGTGCTGACCAGCTGGTTCATCACCGGCGAGAGCCGTCCCTACAAGGCGAGCGAGGGTGTGTTCGACCGCGTCACGCCGCTGGGCATCGTCGGCCAGGGCGGCATCGGCGCCTGGGAGCTGGCGCTGCGTCTGTCGAACCTGGACCTGAACGACGGCCCGCTGGTCGGCGGCGAGCAGCGCAACCTCACCGTGGGCCTGAATTGGCACCTGACGCCCAACGTCAAGCTGCAGGCCAATTACATCAAGGTGCTCGACCTCGACCGGCCGGGCAATGCCGCCGACGGCGACGAACCGAGCGCCTACACCGTGCGCGCCCAGGTCGATTTCTGA
- a CDS encoding multifunctional CCA addition/repair protein — MKPAFQTCLVGGAVRDRLLGLPVTDRDYVVVGATPDDLIDAGFKQVGADFPVFLHPQTGEEYALARTERKTGRGYHGFAVSFSPDVTLEQDLQRRDLTINAMAQDADGHIIDPFGGQADLAARRLRHVSPAFAEDPVRILRVARFAARFHRLGFTVADETADLMRQMVTAGEVDALVPERVWQEFERALREPDPQRFIGVLRDCGALARVLPELDRLFGVPQPAEPHPEIDTGVHVLMVLEQAARLSPDPQVRFAALMHDLGKGSTPPAEWPSHHGHEARSVGLLKTLCERLKVPVAYRELAIAVARDHGNAHRALELRPGTLLEVLERTDALRRPQRFAQFLLACEADHRGRTGFENRPYPQAQRLQRAFEAARGVDVAVLVQRGLTGEAMREALRAARTQAIKQAVAEPAA; from the coding sequence ATGAAACCGGCCTTTCAAACCTGCCTGGTCGGCGGCGCGGTGCGCGACCGCCTGCTCGGCCTGCCGGTGACCGACCGCGATTACGTGGTGGTCGGCGCCACACCGGACGACCTGATCGATGCCGGTTTCAAGCAGGTGGGGGCCGACTTTCCGGTGTTCCTGCACCCGCAGACCGGCGAGGAATACGCCCTGGCGCGCACCGAGCGCAAGACCGGGCGCGGCTATCACGGCTTCGCGGTCAGTTTCTCGCCGGACGTGACGCTGGAACAGGACCTGCAGCGGCGCGACCTGACCATCAACGCCATGGCCCAGGATGCGGACGGCCACATCATCGATCCGTTCGGCGGCCAGGCCGATCTGGCGGCCCGCCGCCTGCGGCATGTGTCGCCGGCATTCGCCGAAGACCCGGTGCGCATCCTGCGCGTGGCGCGCTTTGCGGCGCGCTTTCATCGGTTGGGTTTCACGGTCGCGGACGAAACGGCGGACCTGATGCGGCAGATGGTGACGGCCGGCGAGGTCGACGCCCTAGTGCCGGAGCGGGTCTGGCAGGAATTCGAGCGGGCGCTGCGCGAGCCCGATCCGCAGCGCTTCATCGGCGTGCTGCGCGACTGTGGCGCGCTGGCAAGGGTGCTGCCGGAACTGGACCGCCTGTTTGGCGTGCCGCAGCCGGCCGAGCCGCACCCGGAAATCGACACCGGCGTGCATGTGCTGATGGTGCTGGAACAGGCCGCGCGCCTGAGCCCCGACCCGCAGGTGCGCTTCGCCGCCCTGATGCACGATCTGGGCAAGGGCAGCACGCCGCCGGCCGAGTGGCCCAGCCATCACGGGCACGAGGCGCGCAGTGTCGGGTTGCTCAAGACGCTGTGCGAGCGCCTGAAAGTGCCGGTGGCGTACCGGGAACTGGCGATCGCCGTCGCCCGCGACCACGGCAACGCCCACCGCGCGCTGGAGCTGCGCCCCGGCACGCTGCTGGAAGTGCTGGAACGCACCGACGCCCTGCGCCGGCCGCAGCGTTTCGCGCAGTTCCTGCTGGCCTGCGAGGCGGATCACCGCGGCCGCACGGGCTTCGAGAATCGGCCCTACCCGCAGGCACAGCGGCTGCAACGGGCCTTCGAGGCCGCCCGCGGCGTGGACGTGGCGGTCCTGGTGCAGCGCGGCCTGACCGGCGAGGCCATGCGCGAGGCGCTGCGCGCCGCCCGCACGCAGGCGATCAAGCAGGCCGTGGCGGAGCCGGCGGCGTGA
- the cysT gene encoding sulfate ABC transporter permease subunit CysT yields MLSQIRSRSVLPGFGLTLGFTVLYLSLIVLIPLSATFLKAAQLGWEGIWQAISSPRVLASYRLTFGASLFAATVNLVFGLLVAWVLVRYRFPGRRLVDALVDLPFALPTAVAGIALTALYAPNGWLGALLVPLGVKVAFTPLGIVVALIFIGLPFVVRTVQPVLEDAEAELEEAAASLGAGRLTTFRRVILPTIWPALLTGFTLAFARALGEYGSVIFIAGNLPFVSEITPLLIITKLEQYDYAGATAIAASMLTLSFLLLLPINLLQAWSRRRTGGV; encoded by the coding sequence ATGCTTTCCCAGATCCGTTCGCGCAGCGTGCTACCCGGCTTCGGGCTCACGCTCGGTTTCACCGTTCTTTACCTCAGCCTGATCGTGCTGATTCCGCTCTCGGCCACCTTTCTGAAGGCCGCGCAGCTTGGCTGGGAGGGCATCTGGCAGGCGATCAGCAGCCCGCGCGTGTTGGCCTCGTATCGCCTGACCTTCGGTGCGTCCCTGTTCGCGGCCACCGTCAATCTGGTGTTCGGCCTGCTGGTGGCCTGGGTGCTGGTGCGCTACCGCTTTCCCGGCCGGCGGCTGGTGGATGCGCTGGTGGACCTGCCGTTTGCCTTGCCCACGGCGGTAGCCGGCATCGCCCTGACGGCGCTGTACGCGCCCAACGGTTGGCTGGGCGCGCTGCTGGTGCCGCTGGGCGTGAAGGTGGCCTTCACGCCGCTGGGCATCGTGGTGGCGCTGATTTTCATTGGCCTGCCGTTCGTGGTGCGCACGGTACAGCCGGTGCTCGAGGATGCCGAGGCGGAGCTTGAAGAAGCCGCGGCGAGTCTGGGCGCCGGCCGCCTGACGACCTTCCGGCGCGTGATCCTGCCGACCATCTGGCCGGCGCTGCTGACCGGCTTCACGCTGGCCTTCGCGCGGGCGCTGGGCGAATACGGCTCGGTGATCTTCATCGCCGGCAACCTGCCGTTCGTGTCCGAGATCACGCCGCTGCTGATCATCACCAAGCTGGAGCAGTACGACTACGCCGGCGCCACGGCCATTGCCGCCTCGATGCTGACGCTGTCGTTCCTGCTGCTGCTGCCGATCAACCTGCTGCAGGCCTGGAGCCGGCGGCGCACCGGCGGAGTCTGA
- a CDS encoding sulfate/molybdate ABC transporter ATP-binding protein, with protein sequence MSIVIDQVSKRFGTFQALGDVSLHIPTGELVALLGPSGCGKTTLLRIIAGLEQADAGRIEFHGEDATGRHVRERGVGFVFQHYALFRHMTVFENVAFGLKARPRKQRPPAAEIAQRVQRLLELVQLGYAAARYPHQLSGGQRQRVALARALAIEPRVLLLDEPFGALDANVRKELRRWLRRLHEELHVTSVFVTHDQEEAMEVASRIVVMNRGRIEQVGTPDEVYEQPATPFVSSFLGSVNLFHGRLHDGWAHIGNWRAPAPEHATASGAASAYLRPHEIELSTDEAGALDAAVVCGVRAMGALVRIELERGADAGLVEVDLPRERYAQNPYAIGERLFLRARRVRLFAQDPANGAAAGTAVAAVCSPPAS encoded by the coding sequence ATGAGCATCGTCATCGATCAGGTCAGCAAGCGCTTTGGCACCTTCCAGGCGCTGGGCGACGTCAGCCTGCACATCCCCACCGGCGAGCTGGTGGCGCTGCTCGGCCCATCCGGCTGCGGCAAGACCACGCTGCTGCGCATCATCGCCGGCCTCGAACAGGCCGATGCCGGGCGCATCGAGTTCCACGGCGAGGACGCCACCGGCCGCCACGTGCGCGAGCGCGGAGTCGGCTTCGTGTTCCAGCACTACGCGCTGTTCCGACACATGACGGTGTTCGAGAACGTCGCCTTTGGCCTCAAGGCCCGGCCGCGCAAGCAGCGTCCGCCGGCGGCCGAGATCGCGCAGCGCGTGCAGCGGCTGCTGGAACTTGTGCAGCTCGGTTACGCCGCCGCGCGCTATCCGCACCAGCTGTCGGGCGGCCAGCGCCAGCGAGTGGCGCTGGCCCGCGCGCTGGCCATCGAGCCGCGGGTGCTGCTGCTGGACGAACCGTTTGGCGCGCTCGACGCCAATGTGCGCAAGGAACTGCGCCGCTGGCTGCGCCGCCTGCACGAGGAACTGCACGTGACCAGCGTGTTCGTGACCCACGATCAGGAAGAAGCCATGGAAGTGGCCAGCCGCATCGTGGTCATGAACCGCGGCCGCATCGAGCAGGTCGGCACGCCGGACGAGGTCTACGAACAGCCGGCCACGCCGTTCGTGTCGAGCTTCCTGGGCAGCGTCAACCTGTTCCACGGCCGCCTGCACGACGGCTGGGCGCACATCGGCAACTGGCGCGCGCCGGCGCCCGAACACGCCACCGCCAGCGGCGCCGCTTCGGCCTACCTGCGCCCGCACGAGATCGAGCTGTCTACCGACGAGGCCGGCGCGCTGGATGCCGCGGTGGTCTGCGGCGTGCGGGCCATGGGCGCGCTGGTGCGCATCGAGCTCGAGCGCGGCGCCGACGCCGGCCTGGTGGAGGTCGATCTGCCGCGCGAACGCTACGCGCAAAACCCCTACGCGATCGGCGAGCGGCTGTTCCTGCGCGCCCGCCGCGTGCGCCTGTTTGCGCAAGACCCGGCAAATGGCGCCGCGGCCGGCACGGCAGTCGCCGCCGTTTGCAGCCCGCCCGCGTCCTGA
- the modC gene encoding molybdenum ABC transporter ATP-binding protein, translating to MSALAFDLSVDHGAFAMRACETLPLAGITAVMGASGSGKSTLLRALAGLEPAARGRVQLGGTLLQDAAGVRLPPHRRGIGYVFQDARLFAHRGVAGNLRYALHRARPGADAPGFDEVVAALDLAPLLGRRVGGLSGGERQRVAIARALLANPRLLLLDEPLAALDLKRKAELLPYIRHLPGRFGIPLIYVSHAVEEVAQLADEVLILTAGRVVARGEVHAVLEQPQAEAVSGHFEAGVLLHAHVLGQAPDYALTEVEVSGQRLWLPHIDDAPGAPVRLRVRARDVAIALQRVEGVSIRNQLQATVLRIDAEPASAYAELLLALDGADDSGPHLRARITREAVATLGLMVGQPVWALIKGVSFDRRVLVGGQSG from the coding sequence GTGAGCGCGCTGGCCTTCGACCTGAGCGTCGACCACGGCGCCTTTGCGATGCGCGCCTGCGAAACGCTGCCGCTGGCCGGCATCACCGCCGTGATGGGTGCGTCGGGCAGCGGCAAGAGCACCCTGCTGCGGGCGCTGGCCGGGCTGGAGCCGGCGGCGCGCGGACGCGTGCAGCTCGGCGGCACGCTGTTGCAGGACGCCGCCGGCGTGCGCCTGCCGCCGCATCGGCGCGGCATCGGCTACGTGTTCCAGGATGCGCGGCTGTTCGCGCACCGCGGCGTGGCCGGCAATTTGCGCTACGCGCTCCACCGGGCGCGGCCGGGCGCCGATGCGCCGGGTTTCGATGAGGTCGTGGCAGCACTCGATCTTGCCCCGCTGCTAGGCCGTCGCGTGGGCGGCCTGTCCGGTGGCGAGCGCCAGCGCGTCGCCATCGCCCGGGCGCTGCTGGCCAACCCGCGCCTGCTGCTGCTGGACGAGCCGCTGGCGGCGCTCGATCTGAAGCGCAAGGCGGAGCTGCTGCCCTACATCCGCCACTTGCCGGGGCGTTTCGGCATTCCGCTGATCTACGTCTCCCACGCAGTCGAGGAAGTCGCCCAGCTGGCCGACGAGGTGCTGATCCTGACCGCCGGCCGGGTGGTGGCCCGCGGCGAGGTGCATGCGGTGCTGGAACAGCCGCAGGCCGAGGCCGTGTCCGGCCATTTCGAGGCCGGCGTGCTGCTGCACGCGCATGTGCTCGGGCAGGCGCCGGACTACGCCCTGACCGAGGTGGAGGTGAGCGGCCAGCGGTTGTGGTTGCCGCACATCGACGACGCGCCCGGCGCGCCGGTGCGCCTGCGGGTGCGCGCCCGCGACGTGGCGATCGCCCTGCAGCGGGTCGAAGGCGTGAGCATCCGCAACCAGTTGCAGGCCACCGTGCTGCGCATCGACGCCGAGCCGGCCAGCGCCTATGCCGAACTGCTGCTGGCCCTGGATGGAGCCGATGACAGCGGCCCACACCTGCGCGCCCGCATCACCCGTGAGGCGGTGGCAACGCTGGGTCTGATGGTGGGCCAGCCGGTGTGGGCGCTGATCAAGGGCGTTTCCTTCGACCGGCGGGTGCTGGTTGGCGGCCAGTCGGGCTGA
- a CDS encoding sigma-54 interaction domain-containing protein — protein sequence MPVERLELLRCEPRARRFETAAATGRPASAPKAWQCTANDWQTLAREATDGAVLAVDDDNACLPALRPLALQGLGSGRLVGVLREGNGPLLGLAVIEAPQPYSAQHRSDFAALLEPLATLLARDARRRAVERERAAAQAELQSLRGHLGRDSETDTIVGADRGLHTVMQRVAQVARSDSSVLLLGETGSGKEVVARAIHERSRRAGGAFVRVNCGALAPELVDSELFGHEKGSFTGAIGQRRGWFERADGGTLFLDEVGELPLSAQVRLLRVLQDGGLQRVGGEQTLQVDVRIVAATHRDLPAMVAQGAFREDLWYRLAVFPIRIPPLRERRDDIPELAHHFARRACLKLGLPPRLPDARELAQLADYPWPGNVRELATVIERAALLGSGDRLDCAAALGMAAPALPLAAPAGSTGGEFPTLDQAMAAHIRAALARTQGRVEGRRGAARLLAINPHTLRARMRKLGVVPAQHRPADD from the coding sequence ATGCCTGTCGAACGTCTGGAGCTGCTGCGCTGCGAACCTCGGGCGCGGCGTTTCGAGACCGCGGCAGCAACGGGTCGGCCAGCCTCGGCGCCCAAGGCCTGGCAATGCACGGCCAATGACTGGCAGACCCTGGCTCGCGAAGCAACCGACGGCGCGGTGCTCGCTGTAGACGATGACAACGCCTGCCTGCCGGCGCTGCGGCCACTCGCCCTGCAAGGCCTGGGCAGCGGGCGGCTGGTCGGCGTGCTGCGCGAGGGCAACGGGCCGCTGCTCGGGCTGGCGGTGATCGAGGCGCCGCAACCGTACTCGGCACAGCACCGGTCCGACTTTGCGGCGCTGCTGGAACCGCTGGCGACCCTGCTGGCGCGCGATGCCCGGCGGCGTGCGGTAGAGCGCGAACGCGCGGCGGCACAGGCGGAGTTGCAGTCGCTACGTGGGCACCTGGGGCGCGACAGCGAGACCGACACCATCGTCGGCGCCGACCGGGGTCTGCATACCGTGATGCAGCGCGTGGCCCAGGTGGCGCGCTCGGACAGTTCGGTGCTGCTGCTGGGCGAGACCGGCTCCGGCAAGGAAGTGGTCGCACGCGCCATCCACGAACGCTCGCGCCGCGCCGGCGGGGCGTTCGTGCGCGTCAACTGCGGGGCGCTGGCGCCGGAACTGGTCGACTCGGAGCTGTTCGGCCACGAGAAGGGCAGCTTCACCGGCGCCATCGGCCAGCGCCGCGGCTGGTTCGAGCGCGCCGACGGCGGCACGCTGTTTCTGGACGAGGTCGGCGAACTGCCGCTGTCGGCCCAGGTGCGCCTGCTGCGCGTGCTGCAGGACGGCGGCTTGCAACGCGTCGGTGGCGAGCAGACGCTGCAAGTGGACGTGCGCATCGTCGCCGCCACCCACCGCGACCTGCCGGCCATGGTGGCGCAGGGCGCCTTTCGTGAAGACCTGTGGTATCGCCTGGCGGTGTTCCCGATCCGCATTCCGCCGCTGCGCGAACGGCGCGACGACATCCCGGAACTGGCGCATCACTTCGCGCGGCGGGCGTGCCTGAAACTGGGCCTGCCGCCGCGTCTGCCGGACGCGCGCGAGCTGGCACAGCTGGCGGATTACCCGTGGCCGGGCAACGTGCGCGAACTGGCCACGGTGATCGAGCGCGCCGCCCTGCTGGGCAGCGGCGATCGGCTCGATTGCGCCGCAGCGCTTGGCATGGCTGCGCCGGCCTTGCCGTTGGCGGCGCCGGCTGGCTCGACCGGCGGCGAGTTCCCGACCCTCGACCAAGCCATGGCGGCGCACATTCGCGCCGCACTCGCGCGCACGCAGGGGCGGGTCGAGGGCCGCCGCGGCGCCGCCCGGCTGCTGGCCATCAACCCGCACACGCTGCGGGCGCGCATGCGCAAGCTGGGCGTGGTGCCCGCGCAGCACCGGCCAGCGGACGACTGA
- a CDS encoding PA0069 family radical SAM protein, translating to MNEPASPPPKGRGTGQNPTPRYARQARLADPADEPVAGPRTVVSVDATRSVLTRNDSPDLPFNQSLNPYRGCEHGCIYCFARPSHAYLDLSPGLDFETRILAKPRAAQLLADALRKPGYRCQVLAMGTNTDPYQPAERNWRITRSVLELLLDCRHPVAIVTKSARVCRDIDLLAELARQELATVFLSVTTLDADMARTLEPRAAAPQARLDAIARLAQAGVPVGVLVSPIVPALTDHELERILEAAHGAGARFAGFALVRLPGEVAGLFQDWLTHHHPLRAAHVMNAIRASWRGELASSAFGERQRGHGPQAQLIAQRFDLACRRLGLGQAPQLATQHFRPPAGGQLGLGF from the coding sequence GTGAACGAACCCGCCTCGCCTCCACCCAAGGGCCGCGGCACCGGCCAGAACCCCACCCCGCGCTACGCCCGCCAGGCGCGGCTGGCCGATCCCGCCGACGAACCGGTAGCCGGCCCGCGCACGGTGGTCAGCGTGGACGCCACGCGCTCGGTCCTGACCCGCAACGACTCGCCGGATTTGCCGTTCAACCAGTCGCTGAATCCCTACCGCGGCTGCGAGCACGGCTGCATCTATTGCTTCGCGCGGCCCAGCCACGCCTATCTGGATCTGTCGCCGGGTCTCGATTTCGAGACCCGCATCCTGGCCAAGCCGCGCGCCGCGCAGCTGCTGGCCGACGCCCTGCGCAAGCCCGGCTACCGTTGCCAGGTGCTGGCCATGGGCACCAACACCGATCCCTACCAGCCGGCCGAGCGCAACTGGCGCATCACCCGCAGCGTGCTGGAACTGCTGCTGGACTGCCGTCATCCGGTGGCGATCGTCACCAAGTCGGCGCGCGTGTGCCGGGACATCGACCTGCTTGCCGAGCTGGCACGGCAGGAACTGGCGACCGTGTTCCTGTCCGTCACTACGCTGGACGCCGACATGGCCCGCACGCTGGAGCCACGCGCCGCGGCGCCGCAGGCGCGGCTGGACGCCATCGCCCGGCTGGCGCAGGCCGGCGTGCCGGTGGGTGTGCTGGTGTCGCCCATCGTGCCGGCGCTGACCGACCACGAACTCGAACGCATCCTGGAGGCCGCCCACGGCGCCGGGGCGCGCTTTGCCGGCTTCGCCCTGGTGCGGCTGCCGGGCGAGGTGGCGGGTTTGTTCCAGGACTGGCTCACGCACCACCACCCGCTACGCGCCGCGCACGTGATGAACGCCATCCGTGCCAGCTGGCGCGGCGAACTGGCCAGCAGCGCGTTCGGCGAACGCCAGCGCGGGCACGGCCCGCAGGCGCAGCTGATCGCCCAGCGCTTCGATCTGGCCTGCCGGCGGCTCGGCCTGGGCCAGGCGCCGCAGCTGGCCACGCAGCATTTTCGTCCGCCCGCCGGCGGTCAGCTCGGCCTCGGGTTTTGA
- the cysW gene encoding sulfate ABC transporter permease subunit CysW produces the protein MARHNPALLEPLWLRVGLTLLAFAFLVLFLLLPLAAVLTEALRQGPAAYFAALSEPDARAAMRLTLIAAVIAVPLNLVFGLAASWAIAKFEFIGKSLLITLIDLPFAVSPVIAGLIYVLLFGAHGWFGPWLIEHDVQIIFAVPGIVLATIFVTFPFVARELIPLMQAQGADQEEAALTLGAGGWRVFCKVTLPNVKWGLLYGVILCNARAMGEFGAVSVVSGHIRGQTNTLPLHVEILYNEYNFVAAFACASLLALLALVTLGIKTVVEWRTAQAQDAPIPDSAPLPHGQTA, from the coding sequence ATGGCCCGGCACAACCCCGCCCTGCTGGAGCCGCTGTGGCTGCGCGTGGGCCTGACGCTGCTCGCGTTCGCCTTCCTGGTGTTGTTCCTGCTGCTGCCGCTGGCGGCGGTGCTCACCGAGGCGTTGCGCCAGGGACCGGCGGCCTACTTCGCCGCGCTCAGCGAACCTGACGCCCGCGCCGCCATGCGCCTGACGCTGATCGCGGCCGTCATTGCCGTGCCGCTGAACCTGGTGTTCGGCCTGGCGGCGTCGTGGGCCATCGCCAAGTTCGAGTTCATCGGCAAAAGCCTGCTGATTACCTTGATCGACCTGCCGTTCGCCGTCTCGCCGGTGATCGCCGGCCTGATCTACGTGCTGCTGTTCGGTGCCCACGGCTGGTTCGGGCCGTGGCTGATCGAGCACGACGTGCAGATCATCTTCGCCGTGCCGGGCATCGTGCTGGCGACGATCTTCGTCACCTTCCCGTTCGTCGCCCGCGAGCTGATCCCACTCATGCAGGCGCAGGGCGCGGACCAGGAAGAGGCGGCGCTGACGCTGGGCGCCGGCGGCTGGCGGGTGTTCTGCAAGGTGACACTGCCGAACGTGAAGTGGGGCCTGCTGTACGGCGTGATCCTGTGCAACGCCCGGGCGATGGGCGAGTTCGGTGCGGTCTCGGTGGTGTCCGGTCACATCCGCGGCCAGACCAACACGCTGCCGCTGCACGTCGAGATCCTCTACAACGAATACAACTTCGTGGCCGCCTTTGCCTGCGCCTCGCTGCTGGCACTGCTGGCACTGGTCACGCTGGGCATCAAGACGGTGGTGGAGTGGCGCACCGCGCAAGCCCAGGACGCGCCGATTCCAGACAGCGCCCCCCTCCCGCACGGACAAACCGCATGA
- a CDS encoding sulfate ABC transporter substrate-binding protein: MLVAIVLGLLVLLGGIGAALAADRTLLNVSYDPTRELYVDFNAAFAKHWKDQTGETVTINQSHGGSGKQARAVIDGLAADVVTFALAYDVDALRVNGGLIPAGWISRLPNNSAPYTSTIVLLVRKGNPKGIHDWDDVVKPGVSVITPNPKTSGGARWNYLAAWEFAKRKYGGDDKAREFVTKLYRNVPVLDSGARGSTTTFVQRGIGDVFLSWENEAYLAQQELGPDQFEIVYPSLSVLAEASVTVVDRVVDRRKTRDLAEAYLQYLYTPEGQDIAGRHFYRPRDPAALAKYADTFKPIELFTVDEAFGGWDKAQATHFADGGIFDQIYAAGR; this comes from the coding sequence ATGTTGGTCGCCATCGTGCTTGGCCTGCTGGTGCTGCTGGGTGGCATCGGCGCGGCGCTGGCCGCCGACCGAACGCTGCTGAACGTGTCCTACGACCCGACCCGCGAGCTGTACGTCGACTTCAACGCCGCCTTTGCCAAACACTGGAAAGACCAGACCGGCGAGACGGTCACCATCAACCAGTCGCACGGCGGCTCCGGCAAGCAGGCGCGGGCGGTGATCGACGGCCTGGCCGCGGACGTGGTGACCTTTGCCCTGGCCTATGACGTGGATGCGCTGCGGGTCAACGGCGGGCTGATTCCCGCCGGCTGGATCAGCCGCCTGCCCAACAACAGCGCCCCGTACACGTCGACCATCGTGCTGCTGGTGCGCAAGGGCAATCCGAAGGGCATCCACGACTGGGACGACGTGGTCAAGCCCGGCGTGTCGGTGATCACGCCCAATCCCAAGACCTCCGGCGGCGCGCGCTGGAACTATCTGGCGGCGTGGGAGTTCGCCAAGCGCAAGTACGGCGGCGACGACAAGGCGCGCGAGTTCGTGACCAAGCTGTATCGCAACGTGCCGGTGCTCGATTCGGGCGCCCGCGGCTCGACCACGACCTTCGTGCAGCGCGGCATCGGTGATGTGTTCCTGTCCTGGGAGAACGAGGCCTACCTGGCGCAGCAGGAACTCGGGCCGGACCAGTTCGAGATCGTTTACCCGTCGCTGTCGGTGCTGGCCGAAGCGTCTGTGACGGTGGTGGACCGGGTGGTGGACCGGCGCAAGACGCGCGATCTGGCCGAGGCGTACCTGCAGTACCTCTATACCCCCGAGGGGCAGGACATCGCCGGCCGGCACTTCTACCGGCCGCGTGACCCGGCGGCGCTGGCCAAGTACGCCGACACGTTCAAGCCGATCGAGCTGTTCACCGTGGACGAGGCCTTCGGCGGCTGGGACAAGGCGCAGGCGACGCATTTCGCCGACGGCGGCATCTTCGACCAGATCTACGCCGCCGGGCGCTGA
- a CDS encoding gamma-glutamylcyclotransferase family protein, translating to MQKPLVFVYGSLRRGQRAHPRLRPAAVCLGRASVIGRLHDCGCYPAARPSRRPGERVHGELYRLTRPDVLAALDRYEDCDPQAPRGGEYRREPVAVRLAGRRLSAWVYWHNGPLRGARRIRTGVWRGPGR from the coding sequence ATGCAAAAGCCGCTGGTGTTCGTATACGGCAGCCTGCGCCGGGGCCAGCGCGCCCACCCGCGCCTGCGCCCGGCGGCCGTGTGCCTGGGGCGGGCCTCGGTCATCGGGCGCCTGCACGATTGCGGGTGCTATCCGGCGGCTCGGCCGAGTCGGCGACCGGGCGAGCGCGTCCACGGCGAGCTGTACCGCCTGACCCGGCCGGACGTGCTGGCCGCGCTCGACCGTTACGAGGATTGCGATCCACAGGCGCCGCGCGGCGGCGAGTACCGGCGCGAGCCGGTGGCTGTGCGCCTGGCCGGTCGCCGCCTGAGCGCCTGGGTGTACTGGCACAACGGCCCGCTGCGCGGCGCGCGGCGCATCCGCACGGGCGTCTGGCGCGGGCCGGGGCGATGA